From the genome of Triticum aestivum cultivar Chinese Spring chromosome 1A, IWGSC CS RefSeq v2.1, whole genome shotgun sequence:
GTAAACACAGTTGGCACTGCATCAGGAATCGTCTCCATGGAATCTGGACCATCATTAGAAGCGCTGCTTGGGGATTCCTTTCCTGCATAAAACCATCAATAAAAAGTATCAGTCAAATGAAAAAGAATAACTGAAAAAAAAATTGCTACTAAAATTTGTTATGAAAAGCTAACAAGACACTATGCCCAATACGTGAGGGATTTTTACCATGTGTATATATAGGTTTCTGTGAAAGCCCAAGAGCAGACATATTTGCTCCAAGGACTTGCACATCGTCAAAATCCTCATTGTCAGGTTTCAACAAAGTTGCTTCCTGTAGGGTCCTCAGGAATGATAAAGTAGCTTCAAAGACTCTACAGACCTTTTCATCAGCACCACAAACAAACCGGTGGTTTCCTGTACCCTGAATGAATGCCACGCAGTTAATGTCATGCCCATGGATTTGGGGGCGAGCGATTTCGCGCCAACAAATCACATCTCCTGGGTCAACATGACTTCTCCAAGGGGCAAATATGCGTGCTGTCTGCATAATAAACATTGATGCAAAACAGGCTTAGCAAGTAAGTACGCAAAAATGATAATAACCAAAGATAAATGTTCCATAAGACTGCGCTGAAGCTGAAGTATAAGAACCTACCTGGTCATGGCTAACTGTTAGCAAATATTCACCAGATCTAGACCATGTTAAGTCAGATACGGGTGCAAAATGACCAGAAGGGACAATCTGGGGCTGCCAATTTTCAGAATCCAGTCCAACATCTCTCCACATATGAAAAAATCCACCATAGCCATGTGCAAGAATAGATTTACCATCAGGTTCCCAATGGCCACCATAAAATCCAAGTGCTGAGTGACTTAATTCACCAACTGTCACTGAATTTATCCAAAGGCCAGTATTTTTTTCAGGCCTCCATATCATCATCATCTTGTCCATTGATGCAGATAATATGCTCATTGGCTGATGAGCTTTACCGCCAAGTAGCAGTCTAGGAGGCTGCCACTCTACTGAATATACCCAATCTTCATGCCCAACAAGAAGAGACTCCAATGATACCTGGTAACTTGTATTACCTGCCACAAATAGAGGACCTTCAATGTAGGAGGCCATCCCAATATTATCCTTCCTTTGTTGCACATCTGAAGTCATCTTCCATATCCTAATAGTTTTGTCCTGAGACGAGCTAACGAGAAAAAGGCCGTGTTTCTCACTGCTCGTCATCACAGGTAAAGAGAAGTCTAAACTTCTAATCCAGTCAGAATGGCCCTTAAGTTCACAGGCTTTAATGAACTGCACATCATAAAATGCTGGTCAGTACAGGAAATGCAAGCAGGTATAGCAATGGAAGCAATAAGAAATCTTACAAACCTTGCCTGACTGATCCCCACAATATATGTGGACCTTATGATCTAATCCTCCCATTGCTAAAATTAGGCAGCCTTCCTGTTCTGGCAACACCGCTAATGAAAGTGAAACCATTGGTTTTAAACCAACGGAAAGAGAATGCAAACAAGACACTTTGCAGGAGCCTGCAGAAGTGAAACCAAATAACTTAAATGGGATGGCAGCAAGCATTTGTAAAGCTTTAAGATCATACAAGTTAAAAAAATTGGACTATAAATTTTGCTTTAGAGATAAGCTAAAGATCAATGCGACTATTCAAGATATAATCACTAAGCTTAGGATCCGTGTAAAAAGTATCAAAATGCTAGTCGATCATCTTACCACCAGCAGTCGGCTCAACCACCATTTCCCAAATAACCACCATACCATCTGAGGAGGTGGAAGCGAAAATTGTTACCCTATCCGACACCATCCTTCCAGCAAGACAGGTCACGCCTTTCTTATGCATGGCTGGTAGTTGCAAAACATGAGACCACTGCAAAGCAGACAAACAGCAAAATCAATCAACTTGGGTCAACTTGATAAATAAACAGATAAACATATTCCAAGCAAgcaaatgagaagaagaagaaatctaatGCCACGAAATTGCAGCAAAGGCTTCAAACAGAATTCAAACGACAACAAACATGTATATGGTGAAACAGAAGAAATTCACCTTGCCTATTCCAGAACCAATCTTCCACGCCATAATAGCACCATCAGAACTTCCGGACAACAGATAGTGTGTCTCCCTGCTTCGAACTGCAGAGGGGCAAATGAAACAAACCACCGGCCAACGGTTCAGTACTCGTTACAGGATCAGTCAAAAACACCTTTTGCTCGACTATCTCCTCTCAAGTCCCACCAATTATTCATTGAGACAATTGTTTCAGGTTGACACTCTAATTTTTACCTCAAAATGCAGCTCAGTGCATCAGCAACGGTACAAGACATGGTATTGTTTCGGACTGGTTACTCTAGCTAATCATTTCAGTTTTTCAGATGCAATATGAAGAGAATTAACAATTAAGAGAGAAGAGACATAAAATAGGTGTAAAAAGGAGGTAGCAGACCTTGGAGTACATCCTTCTTGGTCGGCAGCCACAGCGTGCAGTTCACCGCCGCCTTGTGCCCTGGGAGTGTCGTCACGATCTCCCCTCTCTGTTCCAGCACACACACGAACCGAGACCAATCGGATCAAGCAAAGAAAACAGCAGGATACCTAAAAACAGAAGGGTGGGAGGACCAGATCGACGGACCGAAGGGGAGAAAAGGGCGACGGCGTTCTGGGCGCCGAAGGCGACGAGACCACAGGCGCCCCACGAGACGTTGTTCACAACACGGTTGCACCCGGCGCCAATGAAGACCCTCTCCGCCTCCACTCCCCcgccagctccggcgagctccccggcCGCCGGCGGCATCGCGACGGCAAGCAGGCAGGCTCTagcttcttttctctctctttgatttttgGGGAAAGCAGGCTCTAGGGTTCAGGGTTTGGTTACGGCCGGGTCCGACCGGCTCAGCCACACgctaagagcattactagtagcccctaaaccctcaaaccctcaaaaatAACCGTTTTTTATGGGTTGCAACAAAAAAAGCAAAGACTAGAATCCttaaaccctcaaaccctcaaaaaaAAGTAAGGGTCCAACTCTCAAACCTAATTTCAAACCGTAGAAGTGAGGGTTGGAGGGGGGCGCTCGACCCCAGCCCGCACTCCCTTTCCCGTCgcgcgggagggaagtttcccgttcccaacctcctgcttcctccctccCAAGCCGCCGGCCGTCGCCCGCCGCNNNNNNNNNNNNNNNNNNNNNNNNNNNNNNNNNNNNNNNNNNNNNNNNNNNNNNNNNNNNNNNNNNNNNNNNNNNNNNNNNNNNNNNNNNNNNNNNNNNNNNNNNNNNNNNNNNNNNNNNNNNNNNNNNNNNNNNNNNNNNNNNNNNNNNNNNNNNNNNNNNNNNNNNNNNNNNNNNNNNNNNNNNNNNNNNNNNNNNNNNNNNNNNNNNNNNNNNNNNNNNNNNNNNNNNNNNNNNNNNNNNNNNNNNNNNNNNNNNNNNNNNNNNNNNNNNNNNNNNNNNNNNNNNNNNNNNNNNNNNNNNNNNNNNNNNNNNNNNNNNNNNNNNNNNNNNNNNNNNNNNNNNNNNNNNNNNNNNNNNNNNNNNNNNNNNNNNNNNNNNNNNNNNNNNNNNNNNNNNNNNNNNNNNNNNNNNNNNNNNNNNNNNNNNNNNNNNNNNNNCCGAGCTCCCCGCAGGTAtgcttccttttctttctttttgttttatttttttcctttttgattcaTTGTTGGCACTCATAATTTATTGTTTCTTGTATTGTGTAGATGGAGGTGAACAACAACGACATGGACTCGTTGTCCGATTCGTCGGGTTGGTCATCATCGGACGATTCGGACATCGACAAGTTGTTGCAAGACGACGACGTCGAGATGATGAGCCTCCTCATCGACGTGCAATCCTTTGAAAACCGCGTGAAGCTGATGGATCAGAGGAGAGGGTCGAAGATGGGGCGAGTCACCATCTACCGGAACCGCGCTCTCGGACACGAGCATTTGATGGAAGACTACTTCGCGGAGGTACCTACATACCCTCCTCGTCTCTTccgcagaaggtaccgaatgcggcgTAGTTTGTTTGTGAAGATTGTCACCGATTTTGAGGCTGCCTCCTATTACTTTAAACGTCGTAGATCCGCCGCCGGTATCATGgggtttagtgcatatcaaaagatATCGGCAGCAATGCGGGTACTCGCTTATGGCATACCCGCGGATTATACCgacgagtatcttcgcattggGCAAGATACAACCACGGAGTCAGTCCGTAGGTTTGCCAAGTTGGTCATTCGGTTGTACGGTGAGCAGTATCTTCGGGCACCAAACGAGGAAGATACAAAAAGATTAATGGAAATGAATGAAAAAAGGGGATGGCCGGGGATGCTAGGTAgtcttgactgcatgcattggaggTGGAAAAATTGCCCAAAGGCATGGCACGGAATGTATTGCGGTAAAAGCCGTGATGCTACCATTGTGCTTGAGGCCGTAGCATCTCAGGAcacatggatttggcatgcattctttgggttGCCGGGAACACTCAATGATATCAATATCCTCAATAGATCTCCTTTGTTCAAAAGATTAATTTCTGGGGATGCTCCAGCTTGCAACTACAAAATCATGGATAATGAGTACTCAATGGGATACTATCTCACCGATGGCATCTATCCCGAATGGGCAACTCTTGTGAAGTCCATCAAGGAGAAAAATGGGGTGCCCTTAACAAGAAAAGAGGCTCATTTCACCAAGGCACAAGAGGCAGCCCGCAAGGATATTGAGAGAGCTTTTGGTGTTTTGCAAGCAAGGTTTGCCATAGTTCGTGGTCCAGCTCGGTTTGTGGACAAAAAAACCTTGATGAACATCATGAAATGTTGTGTGATTCTACACAACATGATCCTAGAGGATGAAAGAGGGTTAAACCTCCCTTGTTTCTATGACAATGTTGGTACCCGTGTGCAACCGGAAAGAAACCCTTCTCGCATACACGCTTTTCTTCAAGCACATCGTGAGATTGAGGATGCAACCACTCATGGTCGGCTCCGGGATGATCTAATAGAGCACCACTGGCAGTTGGATGGACGGCGCATTGGCCCATGATGTATCTTTGTTTTACTTTTCTATGTCCTATTTGATTCGAACAATTAGTGTAATTTGCTCAAACATTGTTGTAATAATttgaatgattattgttttattcggtgttgtaataataactagaatgattattgttttatgtcaaatgtgatggaatttgtgatatgtcatatgatgaaatgtgatgaaatgtgtgatatatgaaatgagagttttaaaggttggggttgaggcaaagactagaaccctcaaatccaacccttaaagcagtttaaaggttgggtttgagggttctagtctttgcccctgtttttcaacccttaaaagtgtcaaaaagtggcacttctcaacccttaaaactgctatgagggtttgagggtttaggggttctactagtaatgctctaaagGCTTAACGGGTCGATCGGGTCGAAATAGCCGCCCGTAACGCGatattttttttgagagagagaaacagaggaacTGGAAAGATGTCAGGTAACTGGCGTTGGATGAAAGATGGGTGGACATATCAGCTTCTTCAACCATTAAACGGTTTCACTGTTCATCTTCTACCTCATAACCACCGATTTACCACTGGCCTAACCGTCTGCTGCTGCAGCCGCCCACGACAGGCAGCGCTATCGCGCCAGCCTCGCTGCCCCGCCCTTCCCCAATTGCCACCCACCATCGTGCTATCGTCGTCCCCAGCCATGAACAATTTTTCCAGAAAATTTGCACCACCCCCACactctaagatagataatggggtcgCCCGCCACCCTAAGATACATAATAGGGTCACCTGCCACCCTAAGATAGACCCAGAGTGCTTCTTCGGCGAGCCGACGACTCCTTCCCTTCTTCCGGCAGATGCTTCCTTCCTTTcaaaatcaactaacctaaaaacTTTTTTCAGGCGACTTGCATATGGCTATTGTGAGAAACAGAATGTTTGTAGTGTTGGAGATAAATTCAGAGGTAAGGGCATCTCTAACACAGACCCATAAAAACAGACAGCACATCTATCTGCGGACCGGTCTGAACAGGTGACTAGACACTAATATGGAGCCAACCATTCAAAGCTAGGCGCAAACGTCCAGTCATATTTCAAATGGAATTTAACCAAAAGAAACAAATGTGATGCAAATTTAAACAAATGAGACAATTTTCATTTAAACTTACATGCTCCCTTCGTCCGGTAAAGAGTATATGTTTGGCTTCAAAATTTGTCCATGAAAAAGTGTACTTCTATCTTTCCAATGCattttaaagtagaaaaaaaaaTACTTCTCTCTCATCACATGATAATCAAGACCAATAACAATCTACACATGGTCTTTTCAaattctacatgcacttagctcattcaGGGTTGGTTAATTAAAGAGGATAGAGATGGTGGCTTGCACtttttcaatgcattttttacttcactccat
Proteins encoded in this window:
- the LOC123038786 gene encoding elongator complex protein 2; this translates as MPPAAGELAGAGGGVEAERVFIGAGCNRVVNNVSWGACGLVAFGAQNAVALFSPSRGEIVTTLPGHKAAVNCTLWLPTKKDVLQVRSRETHYLLSGSSDGAIMAWKIGSGIGKWSHVLQLPAMHKKGVTCLAGRMVSDRVTIFASTSSDGMVVIWEMVVEPTAGGSCKVSCLHSLSVGLKPMVSLSLAVLPEQEGCLILAMGGLDHKVHIYCGDQSGKFIKACELKGHSDWIRSLDFSLPVMTSSEKHGLFLVSSSQDKTIRIWKMTSDVQQRKDNIGMASYIEGPLFVAGNTSYQVSLESLLVGHEDWVYSVEWQPPRLLLGGKAHQPMSILSASMDKMMMIWRPEKNTGLWINSVTVGELSHSALGFYGGHWEPDGKSILAHGYGGFFHMWRDVGLDSENWQPQIVPSGHFAPVSDLTWSRSGEYLLTVSHDQTARIFAPWRSHVDPGDVICWREIARPQIHGHDINCVAFIQGTGNHRFVCGADEKVCRVFEATLSFLRTLQEATLLKPDNEDFDDVQVLGANMSALGLSQKPIYTHGKESPSSASNDGPDSMETIPDAVPTVFTEPPVEDQLAWNTLWPESHKLYGHGNELFSICCDHAGKLVASSCKAQSAPVAEIWLWEVGTWRAVGRLQSHNLTVTQMEFSSDNAYLLSVSRDRHLSVFSIKKTEEGAQHHLVTKHEAHKRIIWACSWNPFGYEFATGSRDKTVKIWCVQDASSVKLLAILPQFRESVTALAWTGRDRARNAGIIAVGMDNGLIELWSVSGGRAASESSSDPSPLSVACMLRFDPLLCHVSTVQRLRWQKPDSADEKAAIELASCGSDHCVRVFAVRDT